The Pseudomonas moraviensis genome contains the following window.
ACGCAATACGGTCGGGCGACCGAACGGGTGCAACCAGCTGCGATAGATGTGCCCGGTCTGGCGCTTGGCGTACAGCAACTGGCCGTCACGGCCGACGATACGCTGCACACCACTTTCACCGCCGCGGCGCACGTTGGGCTCTTCAACCCATTCGCCGCGCTGGGCCCAGTAATAATCGAAACCATCCTGTGGAGCGATACCCGCTCCAACCGCTGCTTGCACTGCCATCCTCTACCTCTTGCGTAATACGTAAACCCGCCACATCGCATAGAGCGGTATAAAGTCCAGTTGTTCCTGAATGCGGAAACCCGCCTGTTCAAATTCTTTCTCGATCGTCGTTGCCGGAATCAGAAAGCGATTCTGGTAATCGCGATTTGGCCGGTCCAGCTCAGCGCGTTTGCGCTTCCAGGCTTTGAAGTTGCCGTCGACCCACAATGAAACAATCACGCTGTCACGGGTGACCCGCTCGAATTCACGCAGGATCACCTTGCGGTGCTCGGCTTCACCGATGTGGTGAAGAAGACGCATGCAGAAGATGCTGTCGACCGCGTTATCCGGCAGAGCAATATCGAACGCCGAGGTGTGCAGCGGTTGTACGCGCTTGACCACCTCGGCCGGCTGACCTTGCAGCGCCGTATTGATCATCGACTCGGAATTGTCCGCTCCGATAATTACCCGATTGGGCTTTTCCGCGAGCATCGGCCAGAAGCGCCCTGCACCGCAGGGCAGGTCCAGCACCAGCCCGGGATCCCCCGCCAGCGCCAGGGCCTTGCGCCCCAATTGCTCGTCGCGCCAGTGCGACAGGCGGCGGCCAAGGCTCTCCTTGTGCTTGCGCAGGTAGCGTTGTGCGTGTTGGTCGTCGTACTTTTCGGAAAAATCGAGCTTGATCGGGCCGGCCATCGTCTGGACTCCTGAGTTCTGATGACGTCACCTTAGGCAGCGACGTGTCAGCGTCAGGTCATCCAATTGTGAAAATTCTGTCAGGTAAATCTGCAAAGTATTACAACGTTATACAGGATTTAGACAGGTGGGCGGGAGTAGGCTCGAGACACTATTTGCCTGCATTCACGCCAAGATCTACCTCGAATCGGCAGCCATTGGGCTCCATTGTGCTCAGGCTGACCGTCCAGCCCTGGTTTTCGCAGATGCGCTGCACCAGCGATAACCCCAGGCCCAGACCCTCGCCCCGCTTCTCGCTGCCGCGCACAAATGGCTCGAACATCGCCTCGCGTTTTTCCTCGGGAATGCCCACGCCCGAGTCCTCGACGGCGAAGCCGTTGGCGGTGAGGGTCAGGCGAATGAAACCCTGCTCGGTGTAATGCAGTGCATTGCGCAGCAAATTGCCCATCACCGCGTTGAGCAAGGTCGCGTTGTAACGGGTGTCTGGAGGGTTGCCTGCCTCGAACATCAGCGTCAGGCCCTTGCGCTCGATCGGCTCGCGCCACAGGCACAGCAGGCTTTCGGCCACTTGCGTGAGGTTCTGCTGCGGCGCTGCCCCGGCCTCTTCGTTCTGCGCGCGCGCCAGCGTCAGGAAGGTCTGCACCAGCTCGCGCATTTCCTCACTCGCGCGGGCGATACGCTCGACCTGGGCGCGACCGCGCTGATCGATGCCGGGGTTTTCCAACAGCAGTTCGCAGGAACTGGCGAGGACCATCAGCGGCGTGCGCAATTCATGGCTGACGTCGCTGGTGAACAGCCGCTCGCGGGTCAACGCCTGACGCAACCGGCCCAGCGTGGCATCGAACGCCACTGCCAGTTCACCGACTTCATCCGCGGCGTAATCCGGTGCCAGGGGTGGCGCCAGGCCGAGCAACTGATCGCGATGGCGCACCTGCCGGGCCAGCCGCACCACCGGCGCCATCACCTTGCGCGCGAGCACCCAGCCGAGAAACACCGCCAGCGCCAGACTGAGCACGAAGCCCACCAGCACCACGGCGAACAGCACGCGCTCGCGCTCTTCGAAATCGCTCTGATCCTGCAGCAGCACGTAGCGCCGGCCATCGACCACTTCGACCATGGCGTGATAGGACAGCTGCTCGCGAAACACTTCATGGAAACCTGCATCGAGGTGACGCAAATCCTTGGGCAGCTCGAAATCCCCGGGCCCGCCGCTGAAATAGAACAACTGATCCGGCTCCGGGCGATGGCTCCAGTCCGAGACGTTGTCCATCAGCAGCAGGCGTTGCAGGTCGCCACCCAGCCCTGCGGAAATCAGTTTCTCTTCCACCAGGTGCACCGTTGCCACGATGCCCATGGCGAAAGCGCCGGCCACCAGTGCGCTCATCAGCGCAAAGGCGATGATGATCCGCTGGGAAAGGCTCTGCTTAAACTCCATCTCGGCCCTCGGCCAAGCGATAACCGACACCGTGCACGGTGTGCAGCAGTGGCTTGGCGAATGGCTTGTCGATCACCTGGCGCAACTGGTGAACATGGCTGCGCAGGCTGTCGCTGTCCGGGCAGTCGTCGCCCCACAGCGCTTCTTCGAGAATCTCCCGACGCAGGACGTGCGGGCTCTTCTGCATCAGCACCGCGAGCAACTTGAGGCCGACCGGGTTGAGCTTGAGCAGCTTGCCTTCACGGGTCACTTCCAGGGTGTCGAGGTCGTAGCTCAGATCACCGACCTGCAACGCGCGGCGACCGCCGCCCTGAGCACGGCGCATGACCGCTTCGACGCGCGCCGCCAGTTCGGACAGGGCGAACGGTTTGATCAGGTAATCGTCGGCACCGGACTTGAAGCCCTGCAGCCGGTCGTCGAGTTGATCGCGCGCAGTGAGCATGATCACCGGGGTGTCGCGCCGGGCATCTTCACGCAGGCGCTTGCACAAGGTGTAGCCGTCGATGCCGGGCAGCATGATGTCGAGCACGATCAGGTCGTAATGCTCGGTTGCCGCCAGATGCAGACCGGACAGACCATCCTGGGCGCAATCGACGGTATAGCCTTTCATGCCCAGGTAATCGGCCAGATTGGCCAGGATGTCACGGTTGTCTTCGACCAGCAGAATTCGCATGGGCACCTCCTCCGAACGGGGTAACGGCCGTCTTGGCCCGCGCAGCTTACGGCCAAGTGTGGCTCAGGGCTAGGGGCCGTTGGATAAACCCGCGCATTGCGCTACCCGACGTTTTTTTCACTTTCGATTAACGAATCGCCAACGCCACCGCGCGCAGACTCCGCGCGATCTCGCTCTCTCCACTCCCTTCATCGACCAAGGAATCTGCCATGGTGTCGACCTCTGCCCTTCCCGCTTCAAGACCACTGAACGGGTGGTTGTGTCTGGGCATTCCCGCAGCGGCGGCGATCATTCTGCTGTTGCTGGAACTGACCGATCTGGACATGGTTCTGGCGCGAATGTTCTACGACCCGGTCGCCGGTGATTTCATCGGGCGGCACAGCTATTTTCTCGAAGACATCCTGCATGACCGGGCGAAACAGGTGGTGATCGGCTTCTCGGTATTTGCCATCCTCGGTTTCATCGGCGCGTTTTTCATCGAACGGCTGAAACCGTTCAAGCGTGAATTGGGCTGTCTGGTGCTATCGCTGGGACTGGCCACTTCGTTCGTCACTCCGGTCAAAGCCGTTACCGCGGTGCAGTGCCCATGGAGTCTGGAGCAATTCGGCGGCCATGAAACCTACAGCAAACTGATGGAGCATCGTCCCGCCACCGACAAGCCCGGGCGTTGCTGGCCGGGTGGCCATGCAGCGACCGGGTTCACCTTGTTTGCGTTGTTCTTCGTGCTGCGCGACCGCCGTCCCCGGCTGGCACGGCTGGCGTTTGTATTTGCCTTCGCGCTGGGCTCGGTGTTTTCGATCAGCCGCATGATGCAGGGCGCGCACTTCTTTTCGCACAACGTATGGACGGCGATCTTCTGCTGGCTGATTTGTCTGGGGGCCTATTACTGGGTGCTTTATCGCCCGGCAGGCAAGACTTCGACGGTTTTGAATCCGCAGCCAATCAACGCCTGAAATACAAATCCAATGTAGGAGTGAGCCTGCTCGCGATAGCGGTGTGTCATTCAAATAGCCAGTGACTGACATACCGCTATCGCGAGCAGGCTCACTCCTACAGGGGGCGGTGCAACTCTGGAATTCGGGCAATAAAAAACCCCGCTGACTTTCGCCAGCGGGGTTTTGCGTTACAGGGCCAGGGCTGGCTTACATCATGCCGCCCATGCCACCCATGCCGCCCATGTCTGGCATGCCGCCGCCCGCTGCACCTTCTTTCTTCGGTGCGTCAGCAACAGCTGCTTCGGTGGTCAGGATCAGACCGCCGATCGAAGCTGCGGCTTGCAGAGCCGAACGGGTTACCTTGGTTGGGTCCAGGATGCCCATTTCGATCATGTCGCCGTATTCGCCGGAAGCAGCGTTGTAACCGAAGTTACCTTTGCCGTTCTTCACTTCGTTGACGACGACGCTTGGCTCGTCACCGGAGTTGGCAGCGATCTGACGCAGCGGCGCTTCAACAGCGCGACGCAGCACAGCGATACCGACGTTCTGGTCAGCGTTGTCGCCGGTCAGCTCGGTCAGTGCTTCCAGAGCACGGATCAGCGCCACGCCACCGCCAGGTACCACGCCTTCTTCAACGGCTGCACGGGTTGCGTGCAGGGCGTCTTCAACGCGGGCTTTCTTCTCTTTCATTTCAACTTCGGAACCAGCGCCAACCTTGATCACCGCAACGCCGCCGGACAGCTTGGCCAGACGCTCTTGCAGTTTTTCACGGTCGTAGTCCGAGGACGTTTCGGCAACCTGGGCACGGATCTGAGCGATACGGCCTTCGATGTCTGCCTGTACGCCAGCACCGTCAACGATGATGGTGTTTTCCTTGGACAGGGTCACGCGCTTGGCGTTACCCAGGTGCTCCAGGGTGGTGCTTTCCAGGCTCAGACCGATCTCTTCGGAGATGACGGTACCGCCGGTCAGAACGGCGATGTCCTGCAGCATGGCCTTGCGACGGTCGCCGAAGCCCGGTGCCTTGACGGCAGCGACTTTGACGATGCCACGCATGTTGTTCACAACCAGAGTCGCCAGGGCTTCGCCTTCAACGTCTTCGGCCACGATCAGCAGTGGACGGCCGGCTTTGGCAACGGCTTCCAGCACTGGCAGCATTTCGCGGATGTTCGAGATCTTCTTGTCGACCAGCAGGATCAGCGGGCCGTCGAGCTCGGCAACCATGGTGTCCGGCTTGTTGACGAAGTATGGCGACAGGTAGCCACGGTCGAACTGCATGCCTTCTACAACCGACAGTTCGTTTTCCAGGCCCGAGCCTTCTTCAACGGTGATCACGCCTTCTTTACCGACTTTTTCCATGGCTTCGGCAATGATGTCGCCGATGGAGTTGTCGGAGTTGGCCGAGATGGTGCCGACCTGAGCGATGGCCTTGAAGTCAGCGCATGGCTTGGACAGGGCTTTGAGCTCTTTGACGATGGCGATGGTCGCCTTGTCGATGCCGCGCTTGAGGTCCATCGGGTTCATGCCGGCAGCGACGGCTTTCAGGCCTTCGTTGACGATCGACTGAGCCAGAACGGTAGCGGTGGTAGTACCGTCACCAGCATCATCGTTGGCACGGGAGGCAACGTCTTTGACCAGCTGCGCGCCCATGTTTTCGAAACGATCTTCGAGTTCGATCTCTTTGGCGACGGAAACGCCGTCCTTGGTGATGGTCGGAGCGCCGAAGCTCTTCTCGAGGATCACGTTACGGCCTTTCGGGCCCAGGGTCGCTTTTACCGCGTCAGCCAGAACGTTGACGCCTTTGAGCATCTTGGAGCGGGCGGCATCGCCGAACTTAACTTCTTTAGCAGCCATGATCGATATTCCTTAAATACTTTGTAGTAACGGGAAAATGAACGGGAGTATCAGCCTTCGATAACCGCGAGAATTTCGTTCTCGCTCATTACCAGCAGGTCTTCGCCATCGACTTTCACAGTGTTGCTGCCGGAGTAGGGACCGAACACAACCTTGTCGCCTTCCTTCACGGACAGTGCACGCACTTCACCGTTTTCCAGAGCTTTGCCCGGGCCTACAGCGAGAATCACACCGTGGTTGGCTTTTTCAGCAGCCGAACCTGGCAGGACGATACCGCCAGCGGTTTTCTTTTCTTCTTCGCTGCGACGGATAACGACGCGGTCATGCAGAGGACGAAGCTTCATTGTCGATCTCTCCTAATTGTGGTTTTCATCGGCCGGTGTAGTCCCGGCGGGTTTAACAAATCCGGCCTGCGCCGGTCGCGATTCGTCGAGCGAACCGCGGAAGTCTGTCCGGTTCAAATACCGGAAACCTTTCGGTGACCGATACATAGGGGCGTACAAGCCGATTACAAGGGCTGGCGGAAAAAATTTTTCATCCAGACACGGTAAATAACAGCCATAAACGAGCACGGCACCCGCAGGTGCCGTGTCGATGCTGATGTCACTTGTTGTCGCGGTGCTCGAACTCGCCTTCGATCACATTCGGCTCTCGCCCCAGCGGCTCGCGCGGTGCCGGGCCGCCACGGGGTTGCAGGTCGTCGGCGAAGGCGCGCTGGCGCATGGCCTGGTCTTCGGCGCGCTGACGCATCTTGTTTGCCAGCAGACGGCGGGTGACCGGCAACAGCATCACCAGACCGACCACATCACTGATGAAGCCGGGGATGATCAACAGGCCGCCGGCCAGCGCCAGCATCAGGCCTTCGAGCATGGTCTGCGCGGGCAATTCGCCGCGGTTCAGGCTTTCCCGGGCACGCAATGCGGTGGCCAGACCGGCGACGCGCAGTACGAACACACCGAACATCGAGCCGAGAATGATCAGCAGCAGGGCCGGGAAGAACCCGATAGAGCCTGCCA
Protein-coding sequences here:
- a CDS encoding FxsA family protein, which produces MRPFLLLFLLFPVLELFVFVKVAGSIGFFPALLLIILGSMFGVFVLRVAGLATALRARESLNRGELPAQTMLEGLMLALAGGLLIIPGFISDVVGLVMLLPVTRRLLANKMRQRAEDQAMRQRAFADDLQPRGGPAPREPLGREPNVIEGEFEHRDNK
- a CDS encoding phosphatase PAP2 family protein; the protein is MVSTSALPASRPLNGWLCLGIPAAAAIILLLLELTDLDMVLARMFYDPVAGDFIGRHSYFLEDILHDRAKQVVIGFSVFAILGFIGAFFIERLKPFKRELGCLVLSLGLATSFVTPVKAVTAVQCPWSLEQFGGHETYSKLMEHRPATDKPGRCWPGGHAATGFTLFALFFVLRDRRPRLARLAFVFAFALGSVFSISRMMQGAHFFSHNVWTAIFCWLICLGAYYWVLYRPAGKTSTVLNPQPINA
- the colR gene encoding two-component system response regulator ColR, giving the protein MRILLVEDNRDILANLADYLGMKGYTVDCAQDGLSGLHLAATEHYDLIVLDIMLPGIDGYTLCKRLREDARRDTPVIMLTARDQLDDRLQGFKSGADDYLIKPFALSELAARVEAVMRRAQGGGRRALQVGDLSYDLDTLEVTREGKLLKLNPVGLKLLAVLMQKSPHVLRREILEEALWGDDCPDSDSLRSHVHQLRQVIDKPFAKPLLHTVHGVGYRLAEGRDGV
- the groL gene encoding chaperonin GroEL (60 kDa chaperone family; promotes refolding of misfolded polypeptides especially under stressful conditions; forms two stacked rings of heptamers to form a barrel-shaped 14mer; ends can be capped by GroES; misfolded proteins enter the barrel where they are refolded when GroES binds), with the translated sequence MAAKEVKFGDAARSKMLKGVNVLADAVKATLGPKGRNVILEKSFGAPTITKDGVSVAKEIELEDRFENMGAQLVKDVASRANDDAGDGTTTATVLAQSIVNEGLKAVAAGMNPMDLKRGIDKATIAIVKELKALSKPCADFKAIAQVGTISANSDNSIGDIIAEAMEKVGKEGVITVEEGSGLENELSVVEGMQFDRGYLSPYFVNKPDTMVAELDGPLILLVDKKISNIREMLPVLEAVAKAGRPLLIVAEDVEGEALATLVVNNMRGIVKVAAVKAPGFGDRRKAMLQDIAVLTGGTVISEEIGLSLESTTLEHLGNAKRVTLSKENTIIVDGAGVQADIEGRIAQIRAQVAETSSDYDREKLQERLAKLSGGVAVIKVGAGSEVEMKEKKARVEDALHATRAAVEEGVVPGGGVALIRALEALTELTGDNADQNVGIAVLRRAVEAPLRQIAANSGDEPSVVVNEVKNGKGNFGYNAASGEYGDMIEMGILDPTKVTRSALQAAASIGGLILTTEAAVADAPKKEGAAGGGMPDMGGMGGMGGMM
- a CDS encoding class I SAM-dependent methyltransferase; the protein is MAGPIKLDFSEKYDDQHAQRYLRKHKESLGRRLSHWRDEQLGRKALALAGDPGLVLDLPCGAGRFWPMLAEKPNRVIIGADNSESMINTALQGQPAEVVKRVQPLHTSAFDIALPDNAVDSIFCMRLLHHIGEAEHRKVILREFERVTRDSVIVSLWVDGNFKAWKRKRAELDRPNRDYQNRFLIPATTIEKEFEQAGFRIQEQLDFIPLYAMWRVYVLRKR
- a CDS encoding sensor histidine kinase; this translates as MEFKQSLSQRIIIAFALMSALVAGAFAMGIVATVHLVEEKLISAGLGGDLQRLLLMDNVSDWSHRPEPDQLFYFSGGPGDFELPKDLRHLDAGFHEVFREQLSYHAMVEVVDGRRYVLLQDQSDFEERERVLFAVVLVGFVLSLALAVFLGWVLARKVMAPVVRLARQVRHRDQLLGLAPPLAPDYAADEVGELAVAFDATLGRLRQALTRERLFTSDVSHELRTPLMVLASSCELLLENPGIDQRGRAQVERIARASEEMRELVQTFLTLARAQNEEAGAAPQQNLTQVAESLLCLWREPIERKGLTLMFEAGNPPDTRYNATLLNAVMGNLLRNALHYTEQGFIRLTLTANGFAVEDSGVGIPEEKREAMFEPFVRGSEKRGEGLGLGLSLVQRICENQGWTVSLSTMEPNGCRFEVDLGVNAGK
- a CDS encoding co-chaperone GroES, whose translation is MKLRPLHDRVVIRRSEEEKKTAGGIVLPGSAAEKANHGVILAVGPGKALENGEVRALSVKEGDKVVFGPYSGSNTVKVDGEDLLVMSENEILAVIEG